In Leptospira barantonii, the DNA window AAGAAATCGCTCCCGAAGTTGCGGAAGAATTAAAGAACTTACAAGATTCTAAAATACCGGGCGACAAGGTTCCTGAATTTCTAAACGAAAGATACAATATCAAAAGTCAGAAACTTCGTTATCTTTCCTTCTACAATATTCCCGTCGCGGAAAGAAGAAAAAGAAAGAAGGAAGAATTTTACAAAAGATTTCTCGAAGCGCAAAGTTTTGACAGAAGCGATCCTGCGGTTCAAAACGCATTACAGGCTTTGAATAAAAAGAAAGACGGTTATCCGAAAAGTTTTCTTTATCAGATCGAAATTTACTTGGGACTTTATGCCGGAATTAGACTTGGATTCAATCCCGCGGAGCTTCTCGACTTTTTAGTCGGAATCGCGGGATTGGATTTATTGGAAGACGATACTTCGGATTAAAATCTCTTCTTAGAGTTTATATTCCATTTTTTTAATCACACCCTTCTTATCGATCGTAAGTTTGATGAACTTCGTATCATCGGTGATCGCCGCAGGTTTTTCAGCCAAAGTCTTATAAGAATTCTTTTGATAATCCGTGGAAACCAAATACCATTCCAGAACCGCGCCGTCTTGTGTGTTGAGTTCTACGGAGGGAGTTCCTAATACCGCTTCCGCTTTGATTCTTTTATCTCCTTCCTTAACCATTCCCACTTCGAAAGTTCTAATATCGGAATTGGGTTGAAACTCTTGTCTTGGAGGTTGTTTTTTCTCCTCGGATTTGCAAAAGGAAAGAACGGACATACAAGTTAAAATCAAAAGCGCTGAAAAAATCTTTTTCATCGTATCCTTCTCTAAGTTTGGATTTTGAACCACAAGTATCGATTTTATTTTCGCTCTGTCGAGATTAAAAATCGAAACGGAATTTAAAAAATTCTTCTTTATCCTTCCCGAAGAACCACGATGGCCGCATGAACGAGAAAGAAAGTTCCGTTAAAACCGTTTTAGTGACCGGAGGAAGCGGTTCCTTAGGTCTCATGCTCGTTCCGGAATTACTCAAAGATCACCGAGTCATTTGTATCGGAAGGAAACTTTCTTCTTTTCCGGATACGGTTCGTTTTCATTCGAATTTCGTTTTTTATGAAGTCGATCTGGAAAACGATTCCGAATTTTCCATCGATGAGAATCCGGATTTTATCGTTCATCTTGCGGGTAAGGTAAGCGGAGAAGCTTCGACCTTGGAAGAATATAGAAAAGGAAACGAACTTTCTACGAGTAAGATTCTCAAGTTCGCGTCCAAGAATAAAAAAATCGGAATCCTATTTTCAAGTTCCTCATCCGTTTACGGATTTTCGGATCAACCCGTGACCGAATCTTCTTTGTTAAACGGAAATACGTTTTATGCGATTTCAAAAATAGAATGCGAAACCTTAATTCAAAAATCGAAGAATCAGTTCGTAATTTTGAGGATCGCTTCGGTTTACGGACCTACGAATAAAAGCTTTCTAAATAAACTCCTTACTTTGTTTCGATACGGCATTCTTCTTTATTCCGGAAATCCGAATTTCAAAAAATCCATGGTTCATTCTTCCGATGTGATCGCGGCGATTTTACTCGTATTGAATAAATGGAATAAAGCTTCCGGTAAAATTTTCAACGTTTCCTATCCGCAGGCTCTGTCTTCCGAAGAGGTTAAAATTCTTTTTTCAAAATTGATGCCCGGAAAATTCTTTCTGACTTTGAAACTTAGAGGACTGATTCTATTTTTATTCAACGTCGCCAACGCGCTCCTAACGAAGATAACGAAAAAGAAAATCAATTTGGAATACATCCAAGAATCCTCGATCGTCGTTTCCGATCGGATTCAAAAGGAATTGGGATTTCGGTTTAATAAAAATTTTGAGGAAGGAATTTCTGAAATTCTGAAATTCTGAAATTCTGAAATCCAAAGAAAGAGTTTAAACTTCCGCCTTTTCTGAAAGAAGCGAAAGCAGACGATCCAAATCGTTTTTGAGATCATTCAGACTTTTTTTATCCACATCGAAGTTTTCCAAAAGACGGGTCGGAACGCAAACGGCTTTCTCTTTTAACTTTTTGCCTTTGTTGGAAAGAAAGATTTGAACCGATCGTTCGTCTTCTTCGGAACGTTTTCGAACAACAAGCTCCGAGTCTTCCAGACGTTTTAACAACGGAGTCAAGGTTCCCGAATCTAAATATAATTTTTTTCCGATTTCCTTTACACTACATCCGTCCTCTTGCCAAAGCACGAGAAGAACGAGATATTGCGGATACGTAAGTCCTAACTCGTCCAGGATCGGACGATAAAGAGCCGTTACAGCTCTTGAACACGCGTAGAGCGGAAAACAAATTTGATTTTCAAGATACAGGTCTTTAGCGGTTGTCATGATGAGATCCGTCCCACTTTCATGGGACGGTTTCGATTTTTATTTTTTTAATAAATCTTGAATTTCTTTTTCGATCTTTTCGGGAGTTGTCATCGGAGAAAAACGTTTGATGACTTTTCCTTGTTTATCCACCAAGAATTTCGTAAAGTTCCACTTGATCGAGTTTCCGAAAAATCCCGAAGCCTCGTTTTTCAAAAAGCGAAACACCGGATGAGCGTTGTCTCCGTTCACGTCGATCTTTTTGAAAATCGGAAATTCAACTCCATAGTTTCTTTGGCAGAAAGCCTTGATCGTTTCATCGGAGCCCGGTTCCTGATGTTTGAACTGATCGCACGGAAACCCGAGAACCTCGAGTCCGTTCGTTTTGTATTTACTGTAGAGTGTTTGAAGACCCGCATACTGAGGAGTAAAAGCGCATTCGCTCGCGGTGTTCACGATTAAGAGAACCTTACCTTTATAATCTTCCAATTTTTGATCTTTGCCGCTGTTCAGCGTTGCGGTGAGGTCGTACAATGTTTGGCTCATTTCAATCTCCATTTAGATTGTGCACAATTTAATTTTACAAAATATATAATTTTCCCTTTCGTCAAGAAAATTTTTACCGGTTTACGAAAATTCGAAAACAAATACATTTTTAACCGAGCCCGAATCAAAACGTTCTAAGGTGTTGATTTTTTTCGAGAAAGGATAGAATCCATCCATGGCCGCCAAGAATAAAATTCT includes these proteins:
- a CDS encoding LIC13410 family lipoprotein is translated as MVQNPNLEKDTMKKIFSALLILTCMSVLSFCKSEEKKQPPRQEFQPNSDIRTFEVGMVKEGDKRIKAEAVLGTPSVELNTQDGAVLEWYLVSTDYQKNSYKTLAEKPAAITDDTKFIKLTIDKKGVIKKMEYKL
- a CDS encoding MarR family winged helix-turn-helix transcriptional regulator, whose amino-acid sequence is MMTTAKDLYLENQICFPLYACSRAVTALYRPILDELGLTYPQYLVLLVLWQEDGCSVKEIGKKLYLDSGTLTPLLKRLEDSELVVRKRSEEDERSVQIFLSNKGKKLKEKAVCVPTRLLENFDVDKKSLNDLKNDLDRLLSLLSEKAEV
- a CDS encoding NAD-dependent epimerase/dehydratase family protein, whose product is MNEKESSVKTVLVTGGSGSLGLMLVPELLKDHRVICIGRKLSSFPDTVRFHSNFVFYEVDLENDSEFSIDENPDFIVHLAGKVSGEASTLEEYRKGNELSTSKILKFASKNKKIGILFSSSSSVYGFSDQPVTESSLLNGNTFYAISKIECETLIQKSKNQFVILRIASVYGPTNKSFLNKLLTLFRYGILLYSGNPNFKKSMVHSSDVIAAILLVLNKWNKASGKIFNVSYPQALSSEEVKILFSKLMPGKFFLTLKLRGLILFLFNVANALLTKITKKKINLEYIQESSIVVSDRIQKELGFRFNKNFEEGISEILKF
- a CDS encoding glutathione peroxidase, which codes for MSQTLYDLTATLNSGKDQKLEDYKGKVLLIVNTASECAFTPQYAGLQTLYSKYKTNGLEVLGFPCDQFKHQEPGSDETIKAFCQRNYGVEFPIFKKIDVNGDNAHPVFRFLKNEASGFFGNSIKWNFTKFLVDKQGKVIKRFSPMTTPEKIEKEIQDLLKK
- a CDS encoding LIC13411 family adhesin, with product MILSDSKKKHGRLFFFIFLICFFIGSTNCATYLQNRKNDFKDIFTAGVETPGYGIGFRIGPLAGGFVFQGGETAPGKRDLGKGYGLRGGYFGSYRSQQLIFGILGSDTFFPLGVETQTSETEESSEEIAPEVAEELKNLQDSKIPGDKVPEFLNERYNIKSQKLRYLSFYNIPVAERRKRKKEEFYKRFLEAQSFDRSDPAVQNALQALNKKKDGYPKSFLYQIEIYLGLYAGIRLGFNPAELLDFLVGIAGLDLLEDDTSD